A region from the Enoplosus armatus isolate fEnoArm2 chromosome 24, fEnoArm2.hap1, whole genome shotgun sequence genome encodes:
- the lig4 gene encoding DNA ligase 4, translating into MEGTSRSDAAGPPSVAAQVPFLHLCTTLEKIQKSKLRPDKSKVLGDFIESWRKFHSALHKDNPKTTDSFYPAIRLIVPPFERERMAYGIKESMLAKLYIDVLGLPKNGPEANKLLNYRAPTTSQGEAGDFAGMAYFVLKKRCTSQGNLSIKEVNDFLDSVAINNASKQKDLVKKSLLHLITQSSALEQKWLIRMILKDMKLGISKETVLQVFHPDAAELYNVNTDLNKVCQQLHNPSVSLSEVSIERFSAFRPMLAAVANIRNVEKQMGNSPFYIETKLDGERIQLHKDGDVYKYFSRNAFEFTQQFGASPLEGSLTPYIHNTFKSHVVNCILDGEMMAYNPTTETFMQKGSKFDIKKLMDDSELQTCFCVFDVLLVNDQKLGKETLRKRDETLQTVFTPVKGRMHLVPKSDARTMQEVVNALNDAIDNREEGIMVKDPLSIYKPDKRGEGWLKIKPEYMDGLMDELDLLIVGGYWGKGRRGGMMSHFLCAVAEAPKPGEKPSVFHTLCRIGSGYTMKELHDLGLKLAKHWSVYKKNDPPASILCGTERPEVYIEPCNSVIIQVKAAEIVGSDMYKTNCTLRFPRIEKIRDDKEWHQCMTLAELDQFRSRASGKLASRHLRIDDTEPQKKKRKPAAKPKKVVGIIDHFKPQDLSGVTKETDMFQDVEFCILNGTEDHPKAELEKGVARCGGVVVQNPGRDTYCVIAGVENMRVKNLISSDQHDLVWAAWLLECLGQKEVVPWQPCHMIHMSPSTREHFAKEYDSYGDSYFVETDEQQLREVFGRISGADASAAVNVGQAEQRYGWEDLPTSMFRPFKIYMDRYADIGDPKTTITATCLDIRALEFRYHGGTVVQKLEEGVSHVIIAEETRLLDLRTLRRCFRRKFKIVRDSWVTDSIKAGYLMTDTDYLV; encoded by the exons ATGGAGGGAACTTCCAGAAGCGATGCCGCAGGTCCGCCCTCCGTCGCTGCCCAGGTTCCTTTCCTTCACCTGTGTACCACATTGGAGAAAATCCAGAAGTCCAAACTCCGTCCAGATAAATCCAAGGTCCTTGGGGATTTCATTGAGTCGTGGAGGAAGTTTCATTCTGCCCTCCACAAAGACAACCCCAAAACGACAGACTCTTTCTACCCAGCTATTCGTCTTATAGTCCCCCCCTTTGAACGAGAGCGTATGGCGTATGGCATCAAAGAGAGCATGTTAGCCAAACTCTACATCGATGTGTTAGGCCTCCCAAAGAATGGCCCGGAAGCCAATAAACTGTTGAACTACCGTGCTCCGACTACGTCCCAAGGAGAAGCTGGAGACTTTGCTGGCATGGCGTACTTTGTGCTGAAGAAACGGTGTACCAGCCAAGGAAACCTCAGCATCAAAGAAGTCAATGACTTTCTGGACTCGGTGGCCATCAACAACGCAAGCAAGCAGAAGGACCTCGTGAAAAAGAGTCTGCTGCACCTCATCACCCAGAGCTCGGCTCTCGAGCAGAAGTGGCTCATCAGGATGATTCTGAAGGACATGAAGCTCGGGATCAGCAAAGAAACTGTTCTCCAAGTGTTCCACCCGGACGCCGCTGAGCTCTACAATGTCAACACGGACTTAAACAAGGTGTGCCAGCAGCTCCACAACCCCTCCGTTTCTTTAAGTGAAGTCTCCATCGAACGATTCTCTGCTTTCAGGCCCATGTTGGCGGCTGTGGCGAACATCCGCAATGTGGAGAAACAGATGGGAAATAGCCCATTTTACATTGAGACCAAGCTGGACGGGGAGCGCATACAACTGCACAAAGACGGGGACGTGTACAAGTACTTCAGCCGAAACGCCTTTGAATTCACCCAGCAGTTCGGAGCATCCCCACTGGAGGGCTCACTGACACCTTACATCCACAACACCTTTAAAAGCCATGTCGTAAACTGCATCCTCGACGGGGAGATGATGGCGTACAACCCGACTACAGAGACCTTCATGCAGAAGGGGAGCAAATTCGACATCAAGAAACTCATGGACGACTCCGAGTTGCAGACGTGCTTCTGCGTGTTTGACGTGTTGTTGGTCAATGACCAGAAGCTCGGCAAGGAAACGCTGAGGAAGCGCGACGAGACGCTTCAGACAGTTTTCACCCCAGTCAAGGGAAGGATGCACCTGGTGCCAAAGAGCGATGCCAGAACCATGCAGGAGGTGGTGAATGCCCTCAATGACGCCATTGACAACAGAGAAGAGGGGATCATGGTGAAGGATCCTTTATCCATCTACAAACCTGACAAGCGGGGGGAGGGGTGGCTGAAAATAAAGCCAGAATATATGGATGGCTTGATGGATGAGCTTGACCTGCTGATTGTTGGCGGTTACTGGGGGAAAGGGAGACGGGGTGGTATGATGTCCCATTTCTTATGCGCTGTTGCCGAAGCTCCAAAGCCTGGCGAGAAACCCTCAGTGTTCCACACTCTCTGCCGCATCGGCTCTGGCTACACCATGAAGGAGTTGCACGACCTTGGTTTAAAGCTAGCCAAGCACTGGAGCGTCTATAAGAAAAACGATCCACCAGCATCCATCTTGTGTGGAACAGAGAGACCAGAAGTTTACATTGAACCCTGCAACTCGGTCATCATCCAGGTCAAGGCGGCTGAAATAGTCGGAAGCGACATGTATAAGACCAACTGCACCCTGCGCTTCCCCAGGATCGAGAAGATCCGCGACGACAAGGAGTGGCACCAGTGCATGACTCTGGCAGAGCTGGATCAGTTCCGCAGCAGGGCGTCTGGGAAACTCGCCTCGCGGCACCTTCGCATCGACGACACCGAACCGCAAAAGAAGAAGCGCAAGCCGGCAGCCAAACCCAAGAAGGTGGTCGGGATCATCGACCACTTTAAGCCCCAGGACCTCTCCGGGGTTACCAAGGAGACAGATATGTTCCAGGATGTGGAGTTCTGTATCCTGAATGGCACGGAGGATCACCCCAAAGCTGAGCTGGAAAAGGGCGTGGCCAG ATGTGGGGGTGTCGTGGTTCAAAACCCAGGACGGGACACGTACTGCGTGATTGCCGGCGTGGAGAACATGCGCGTGAAGAACCTGATTTCATCCGACCAGCATGACTTGGTGTGGGCCGCCTGGCTGCTGGAGTGCCTGGGCCAGAAGGAAGTGGTCCCGTGGCAACCATGTCACATGATCCACATGTCCCCCTCCACCAGGGAGCACTTCGCCAAGGAGTACGACAGCTATGGCGACAGCTACTTTGTGGAGACCGACGAGCAGCAGCTGCGGGAGGTGTTCGGCCGGATCAGCGGCGCGGATGCGTCTGCGGCCGTGAACGTCGGCCAGGCGGAGCAGCGCTACGGCTGGGAGGACCTTCCCACCAGCATGTTCAGACCCTTCAAGATTTACATGGACCGCTACGCCGACATAGGAGACCCTAAAACCACCATAACTGCCACCTGTTTGGACATCAGGGCGCTGGAGTTTCGCTACCATGGAGGGACGGTGGTGCAGAAGTTAGAAGAAGGAGTCTCTCATGTCATTATAGCAGAGGAAACAAGGCTTCTGGATTTAAGAACTCTGAGGCGCTGCTTTAGGAGGAAGTTTAAGATCGTAAGAGACTCATGGGTGACCGATTCGATCAAAGCAGGCTATCTGATGACCGACACCGACTACTTAGTTTGA